Part of the Tepidisphaeraceae bacterium genome is shown below.
GATGACAACCAGGTTTGCACCGATGACAATCGAGTTTTCACCGATGCAAACTGAGTTTGCACCGATGCCAATCGAGGTTGCACCGATGCCAATCGGGTTTGGCATCGCCTGAATTCGGGATGGTCCTCATCCCTCAAGGCTGGAGCAGCGGATCTATTCCTGTAGCGGCTTGTCCACTGGGTGCCACGGTTTGGTACTCCAAGCCGTGTTCTACACGCCATCACGGCTTGGAGTACCAACCGTGGCACCCAAGCCAGTTTCTGAACTGTAAACCATAACAGGCTCTAAGGCCGTGCTAGGTTAGGTCGCGTTCGCGATCCAGATCACCAAAGCGACAATCAACAGAATACCAACGATGGTCCAGATCAGTCCGCCCTTCATAACGCCCTCGCTTGAGCCATTTATGGCCCGTTTAAAATATTGCCAGCACGCTAATTACGTGCAGCAGATGGAACGCTCGTCCCACCGTCGGCAGGGATCGCGGGACACCCCGTGAAACCCAATACCGAACCCGACTATAAGCGGTCCCATGCGTTGCTCGATACGTGTAATTTTTTTCAGTTTCGAGATTCGGTGCGCATGTGAAGGGTTCAGCCAATGATAAGTTGGCGCTAACCGCGAGGACGGTGTGGCCGTCGTCGGTGATAATCACAGCTTATGAGCGATGCACCAATGGAACAGCGACTGGGAGCTTACTTCCTGATTTACTTCGCGTTGTTCAACGCGTTCCTGGCTGGTATCGACACGACGGCCATTCGCCCGCGCGATGCGTCGCTGTGGCAGGTGCCAGCGTGCGCGTGGTACGCGTACCTCGCGACGGCGATTGCCCTACTGTTGACGGTCGTCGTGGTCGTCGACTTCTTCCGCTCCAGCCGCCGCGGCGCCAGTGCTACGGTTGACGGACCGGAGGTCCCTGCGCCATTGGTTTCGCAAACGGTCGGTGAGTAATCCTGCCGAGCATTCCTCTCGCGGATCAACAGCGGCGATGACGCTATAACGATCCCTAGAAAGAAGCTCGCCTTTCGCCGTCGATGCAAAACATTTCAGAGTCGCTTCTAGAGCAGGGCGCACCTTGCCGTAGCGATTGGGTGCCACGGTTTGGTACTCCAAGCCGTGCTTTAGCTTAGACGCAGCCGACACGGCTTGGAGTACCAAACCGTGGCACCCGGAGGACAAGCCGCTACAGGAACACGTCCGCTGCTCCTAGTGCTCGCCCGCTGCCTCGATCGTGGTGTGAAGTTGTTTACCGCAGTGAGGGCAATGGTGGGACGAAACGGCGGCATCGTCCTCGTGGGCATTGGCCTGCGATAGGTGACTTTTGTGGGCATGCCTTTGCCGACGCCGCGCGGCGAGTTCTTCGGAGAAGCCTGAGGCGATGATGGCCGTTGGCAGCGCAACGATGCCGATGCCGCAGATCGCGATGATGCCGCCCAGCAGTTTGCCGAGGTGCGTCACCGGGTAGACGTCACCGTAGCCGATCGTGGTCAGCGTGACGACGGCCCACCACATGGATGCGGGGATGCTGCTGAACACCTCTGGCTGCGCTTCGTGCTCTGCGTAATAGACGGCGCCAGCGGCGACGACGATCACGATCATCAGGATGAGGAACATCACCGCCAGTTCCGGTCCGCGGCTGCGCAGCACGTTCCCCAGCAATCCCACCGCCCGCGAGTAACGCCCGAGTTTCAGCACGCGCAGCAACCGCAATAGCCGAAGTGCGCGGACGAAGCGCAAATCGGCGCCGAACGTGAGAATGAGCGACGGCAGGATCGCCAGCAGGTCGACCAGTGGCATTGGCCGGACCGCGAAGCGCAACCGGCCCCAGACCGGGTGGGCGAACTGCGGGTCGGCCGTGCAGCACCACAACCGGGTGAGGTACTCGGCCGAGAAGACGATGACCGAGAAGATCTCGAACCCGTAGAAGAACCCACCCCACCGCTGGTCGATCGGCTTGACCGTTTCCAGGATGACGGCGGCGACGTTCAGCAGGATCAAGGTCGCCAGCGCTTGGTCAAACCAGACCAAGTGCCGCTGGGCCACGGCTTCGTCACCGTCGGCCGGCCGCTCGATCATCTCGTAGACGCGGCGCTTCAAGCTAATGGCGGACTGGGTGGATTCTGAAGTCATGCGCGACGGTCGGAAGTATGCATCATTGCATCGCTTCGCACCAGCTTTAAGGCTAGCGGACAACGCCACCGCGGGATGCATTGCCTGTCATCCCGAAGGAGGCCCAAGGGCTATCGGACAAAACCTCCGCGGGATCGCGCGCACTGTCATCCCGATGGGAGCCTTGGCGACCTGAGGGATCTCCCAAGGCTCACACTGTCTGTGATTCGAGATCCCTCAGGTCGCCCTAGGCTCCCTTCGGGATGACACATGCCCGGACTTCCGAGGACGGATTCTCGCGGGTAATCATTGACTATGCGGCGCCTCGCCGGTACGCGAAAACGCCCGCTCGCGGAATATCGCGAGCGGGCGTCTCGGTTATCTATCTGGAAGGTTGCGATCGTGGCCCGTCTTACGACGCGGCGCCGACCAGTTCGCCCGCGGCTTCCTTGGCGGGGGCTTCCTTCTTGACCGCGCGCTTCTCGCTGAGGCGGACGGCCTTGCCGACGCGATCGCGCAGGTAGTACAGCTTGGCCCGGCGGTTGACACCACCACGCTTGACGACCAGCTTGCTGATGAACGGGCTGTTGACCGGGAAGATACGCTCGACGCCCTCGTTGTTCACGATGCGGCGGACGGTGAACGTCTCATTCATGCCGCGGCCCTTGCGCATGATGACGGTGCCGCTGAAGACCTGAATGCGTTCCTTCTCACCTTCGATGATGCGGGTGTGAACGTCGACGGTGTCGCCGATGTTGAAGGTGGGGACGTTGTCCTTCTTGAGGTACTGTGCTTCGACGGCTTCGAGGATCTTGTTGGTCATGACTGTGTCTCCGATCGTTTGGGCTTTGATTCGAGATTTCCGATCGGCGACGACAGTGCCACTTCAACACCGTCTACACATCAGAAATCGCGGAGCAAAAACCAAAAGTGGCCTTTCCGTGCGTCTGTTCGTCCGGGAATAACCGCATCCCGGGTCGGGTATCTTAACGATCTTTCCTGCAGGATCAAACCTAATCTGAATCAGGTCTTATCGTGTATTTCGTTCGGATCGATCCGGTTGTTCCGGGATCAATCTTCTTGCTTCGTCTCAAACCTCCCTACTGAAGTGGGAAGGCCAAACAGCTCGTGCGCCTCAGTTGTTTCCGTTTCGCGCTTTCCAAGCGTTCCACAGATCTGGTCGGCGCTGTTCGGTGCGTTGCTTGCGTTGCTGTAAACGCCAATTCGCTATCGCTTTATGATCACCGGACAACAGGATGTCGGGGACCGTCATCCCGTTGTACTCGCGGGGTCGCGTGTACTGGGGAAATTCAAGCAGTCCGTCGGCGAAGCTTTCGTCATCGGCGCCACCTTCGGCGCCGAGGGCGCCGGGCAGCAGGCGGACGATCGCGTCGATCACGACCATCGCGCCAAGCTCACCGCCGCTCAGCACGTAGTCGCCGATGCTAAGTTCTATCGGCTGAAGCGTGTCGATGATTCGCTCGTCGAACCCTTCGTACCGCCCTGCCACCATCAGCAGCCGCTCTCGACCGGCCAGCTCGCGGGCGAGCGTTTGATCGAACACCCGACCTTGTGGCGACAGCAGGATGCGCGTCGCAGGTCGCGGGTCCTGATTTTCGGTCGCGGTGACGGCGTCGCAGAGCACCGTCGGCATCATCACCATGCCCGGACCACCGCCGAACGGCTTGTCGTCCACCGACTTATGGGCGTCGGTCGCAAAGTCGCGAATGTTGGTCAGGTGGTACGAGACCAACCCTTTATTCGCGGCTCGCTTGGGAATGCTCGTGCCCAGGAACGGGCCGAACATCTCAGGGAACAGTGTGAGGATATCGATGCGCATAAAAGATTCGGGGTTCAGGCTTTAAGGACTCGCATCCCGTGTAAGACTGAACCCCGAATCCTTGTTCATCAGCGAACTAAGCCGACGCCTTCTCGGCCGGCGCTGCCTTGGGCTTGCCCGGCTTGGGCAACCGCAGCGACTTGTGCTCGACACCGCTACGCTTTAGCAGTGACGAGACGGTCTCGCTGGGGATCGCGCCCACTTCCAGCCAATGCCGGCAGCGGTCGATCTTGGCGACGAACTGCTTGTCCTTGTCCTTGTTCAACGGATCGTAGAAACCAAGCTCTTCGATCACGCGGCCGTCACGCGGCGTGCGCGAGTCGATCGCGTTCAAGCGATAGAACGCATGATTCTTCCGACCCATCCTCTTCAAACGCAGCTTTACCGACATCGATTCACTCTCTCTCGTTGTAACATTCCTCGCGCGAACGCGAATCGGGGAGTATAACGAGGACGCAATCGGATGCAAGGGGAAGGAGGGGGTGGGATGTGACTGAGCTGCTAAGTGTATCAAGTTGTGAAATCCCAAATCCCAATGCCAAACAAATGACCAAGCACCAAGTCCCCAAGCAGATGGCCCTCGGCATTGGGCAAGTTGTCATCCCGATGGGAGGCCTGCCGACCTGAGGGATCTCGAACCGCAAAATAATTTTCGGCCTGTGGGAGATCCCTCCCTCGCTGTCGCTCGCTCGGGATGACAGTGCGCGCAGATCGATGCTCGCTCTCGAGTGAGTCATTCTCTTCCTTGGTCATTGGTGCTTGGGATTTTGTTTGGCATTAGGACTTGGGATTTTCCTCTCCCCCGCTACCATCCCTCACCATGATTCACGAGAACCTGTCTCAATCGATCGATGACCTCTTATCCCGGATCGTTGCCATCCGGGACTCTCTTTGACTTCCCCAACAAATTAGCCCGAAAACAGGAATTAGAAGCGAAGATGGGCGAGGCCGACTTCTGGGATGACCAGGAGAAGGCCAAGTCGGTCGTGAGCGAGGCGAAGTCGCTGAAGGCGATCGTTGAGCCGATCGAGTCGCTGTTGCGCGAGATCGACGACGTGCGCGCAATGGTGCAGTTGGGCGAAGAGGTCGACGACGCCGCCACGCTCACCGAGGCCGACGAGACGCTGGCGGCGCTCGAACAGCGTGGCGAGCGGGTTGAGCTGCAGTCTCTGCTGGATGGCAAGAACGACCCGCGCAACTGCTTCGTGCAGATCCACGCCGGCGCCGGTGGCACCGAGGCCCAGGACTGGGCCGAGATGCTGCTGCGCATGTACCTCTACTTCTTCGAAAAGCGTGGCTGGGACGTTTCGGAGACCGACCGCCAATGGGGTGAACAGGCGGGCATCAAGTCCGTCACCCTGCTGGTGAAGGGCGAGTACGCCTACGGCTACATGCGAGCCGAGGCGGGCGTGCATCGTCTCGTTCGGCCAAGCCCGTTCAACGCCCAAGGCAAGCGCCAGACCAGCTTCGCCAGCGTCGACGTGGTGCCAGAGTTCGAGGAAGACGACAGCAGCACCGAGATCCCCGAAAAGGACCTCGATATCGTCGCCTTCGTCCGCTCCAGCGGGCCCGGTGGGCAGAACGTGAACAAGGTCGCCAGCGCGGTCCGCATCACGCACATCCCCACCGGCATCCAGGTCACCTGCAGCGTCGAGCGCAGCCAGCAGCAGAACCGCCGGCTGGCGATCGCACTGATCACCGGTCGCTTGGAATTGATCGAGCAGGCCAAGCGCGACGACGAACTGAAAAAGCTCTATGGCGAAAAGGGCGCGATCTCGTGGGGCAACCAGATTCGCTCCTACGTGCTGGACGACCGCCGGGTGAAGGACCACCGGACCAACGTCGAGACGAGCAACGTTGAAAGCGTGCTCGATCGGGGCGAGCTCGATGCCTTCATTGACGCCGAACTGCGACGAAAAAGGCGCGACAAGAAGTCCTAGAGCGGTTCAACTTCGGGTGTAGCGTCTGGCCGCAACCCTGTCATCCCGAGCGGGAGCGGTAGCGACTCGAGGGATCGCGCCACTGTCGAGCGCCGTCCGTCACTTGAGATCCCTCAGGTCGCTACCGCTCCCTTCGGGATGACACGCTGCACCTGAGGTAGAGCCGCTCTAGTATGATCAGAATAATCGACGCGCCTCTAAACCGGGCTTGCCACTTCAGTGGCAAGCCCGTCTTGTTCACGAATCGAACCCGACCGAGGATCGATCCGTAACAAGTGGGTGCCAGCGGGTTTACGCCCCTCTCAAGAAACATTACTGATGTATCTTTAAGTCATCGTCCGATAAGTTGATATAGAACGTCGCGGGGCGTTGTAGAAGCCGTTTGTTTTGCATCGCCCGGCTGAATCCGTAAAATCCGCACGCGGGCTCCAGGACGCAGAACAACATGATCGTCGATTGTCACACGCATATTTGGCAGTCCGCAGACCAGCTGGGTCATGTGGATCTGGGTGAAGCCTCGCGGCGCGGGCGTGCCGCCAGCAAGCTGACGCCGCAGAAGAGCGCCTGGCGCACCCTCCCCGCCGCCGACCCCGATCATCACTGGGCGCAGAGTGGCACGGTCGACAAGTCGATCGTGCTCGGCTTCAAGAGCAAGTACATGGGGGCCGAGATCCCCAACCGGCTCGTCTCCGATTACGTCAAACGCTTCCCCGCCAAGCTGATCGGCTTCGCCGGCATCGATCCGACCGAGCCGTCGGCCGTTGAGGAACTGCAGATCGCCCGCAACGATTTGCACCTGCGCGGCGTTACGATCTCGCCGGCCAACCAGGATTTCCACCCGGCCGACAGTCGCGCCATGCGCCTCTACGAAGAGGCCCAGCGGCTCTCGATGCCGATCCTCGTCCACCCGGTCGGCCAATACACCGAACAAAGCAAGCTGGAGTTCGCCCGCCCGTATTTGCTGGATGAGGTCGTCCGAGCTTTCCCCAAGCTGCGCGTCGTCATCTCGCAACTGGGCCAGCCTTGGGTGGATGAAACGATCCTGATGCTTGGCAAGCACGCCAACGTCTACGCCGACGTGAGCGGCATGCTCGGCCGGCCTTGGCAGGCGTACAACGCGCTCGTGTCGGCGTATCAAAACGGTGTGATCGACAAGCTGTTGTTCGGCTCCGACTTCCCCTACACCAGCGCCGGCGAGTGTATCGAGGCGCTCTACAGCATCAACCAGGTCGCTCAAGGCACCAACCTGCCCGTGGTGCCGCGCGAAAGCCTGCGCGGCATCGTCGAGCGCGACACGATCACGTTGCTCGGCATCTCGTAGCTGGCCGCCAGCATCGCCTTTTTCTTCCGGATGGGTCACTCGCTTCTGATGCGCTATCTCACTCCCCTCCTCATCCTGCTCGCGCTTCTGACCCTCGGCGGTTGCAGCACTCAAGGCCGCGTCGCGACGCTGCGCCTTCAGCCACAGCGTGACGCGGAGGCCTTCGTCCAGCGGTTCGCCAACGCCTATGCCGTCACGCGCGATGATGGGCAAACCGATGTCGTGCTGACCGATACCACGTCCAACGACCTCACGCTCTACATGCACCTGCGACTGCTGTGGCGGCCGATGAGCGGCACGAAGACCGATCAACCGTCGACCACGAACGCCGTCATCGACTGGTACGTCTTCAGTCAGGATGAGCCCCGGAAAATGCTGCGGTACACCGGCGCCGGGCTGGTAACCGCCAA
Proteins encoded:
- the rpsP gene encoding 30S ribosomal protein S16, with amino-acid sequence MSVKLRLKRMGRKNHAFYRLNAIDSRTPRDGRVIEELGFYDPLNKDKDKQFVAKIDRCRHWLEVGAIPSETVSSLLKRSGVEHKSLRLPKPGKPKAAPAEKASA
- the trmD gene encoding tRNA (guanosine(37)-N1)-methyltransferase TrmD translates to MRIDILTLFPEMFGPFLGTSIPKRAANKGLVSYHLTNIRDFATDAHKSVDDKPFGGGPGMVMMPTVLCDAVTATENQDPRPATRILLSPQGRVFDQTLARELAGRERLLMVAGRYEGFDERIIDTLQPIELSIGDYVLSGGELGAMVVIDAIVRLLPGALGAEGGADDESFADGLLEFPQYTRPREYNGMTVPDILLSGDHKAIANWRLQQRKQRTEQRRPDLWNAWKARNGNN
- a CDS encoding amidohydrolase family protein, which translates into the protein MIVDCHTHIWQSADQLGHVDLGEASRRGRAASKLTPQKSAWRTLPAADPDHHWAQSGTVDKSIVLGFKSKYMGAEIPNRLVSDYVKRFPAKLIGFAGIDPTEPSAVEELQIARNDLHLRGVTISPANQDFHPADSRAMRLYEEAQRLSMPILVHPVGQYTEQSKLEFARPYLLDEVVRAFPKLRVVISQLGQPWVDETILMLGKHANVYADVSGMLGRPWQAYNALVSAYQNGVIDKLLFGSDFPYTSAGECIEALYSINQVAQGTNLPVVPRESLRGIVERDTITLLGIS
- a CDS encoding ion transporter, whose translation is MTSESTQSAISLKRRVYEMIERPADGDEAVAQRHLVWFDQALATLILLNVAAVILETVKPIDQRWGGFFYGFEIFSVIVFSAEYLTRLWCCTADPQFAHPVWGRLRFAVRPMPLVDLLAILPSLILTFGADLRFVRALRLLRLLRVLKLGRYSRAVGLLGNVLRSRGPELAVMFLILMIVIVVAAGAVYYAEHEAQPEVFSSIPASMWWAVVTLTTIGYGDVYPVTHLGKLLGGIIAICGIGIVALPTAIIASGFSEELAARRRQRHAHKSHLSQANAHEDDAAVSSHHCPHCGKQLHTTIEAAGEH
- the prfB gene encoding peptide chain release factor 2; translation: MTSYPGSLPSGTLFDFPNKLARKQELEAKMGEADFWDDQEKAKSVVSEAKSLKAIVEPIESLLREIDDVRAMVQLGEEVDDAATLTEADETLAALEQRGERVELQSLLDGKNDPRNCFVQIHAGAGGTEAQDWAEMLLRMYLYFFEKRGWDVSETDRQWGEQAGIKSVTLLVKGEYAYGYMRAEAGVHRLVRPSPFNAQGKRQTSFASVDVVPEFEEDDSSTEIPEKDLDIVAFVRSSGPGGQNVNKVASAVRITHIPTGIQVTCSVERSQQQNRRLAIALITGRLELIEQAKRDDELKKLYGEKGAISWGNQIRSYVLDDRRVKDHRTNVETSNVESVLDRGELDAFIDAELRRKRRDKKS